A single genomic interval of Mycolicibacterium holsaticum DSM 44478 = JCM 12374 harbors:
- a CDS encoding ANTAR domain-containing response regulator: protein MTLTLAGADQASRKTPATSTTDTERLQREVAQLRDKLAGQPVIEQAKGMLMQTFGLSSEQAFDVLRVLSQDSNVRLRRVACCVVDYWTRCGPRPDFDAAAEFLQTLRTGLRATVGDH, encoded by the coding sequence ATGACACTCACTTTGGCCGGCGCCGACCAGGCCAGCCGCAAAACACCCGCCACGTCGACCACCGACACCGAGCGCCTGCAACGCGAGGTCGCTCAGCTGCGGGACAAGCTGGCCGGCCAACCCGTGATCGAACAGGCCAAAGGGATGCTCATGCAGACCTTCGGCCTCAGCTCCGAGCAGGCGTTCGATGTCCTTCGCGTGCTGTCGCAAGACAGCAACGTCCGGTTGCGCCGGGTCGCATGCTGCGTCGTCGACTACTGGACGCGCTGCGGGCCCCGACCCGACTTCGATGCCGCCGCCGAATTCCTGCAGACCTTGCGCACGGGGTTACGCGCAACCGTCGGCGATCACTGA
- a CDS encoding phosphatidate cytidylyltransferase, whose translation MARQQATPVADTEAGPSEPPKKKSRAGRDLPAAIGVGVLLGGVAIGTLLFWPIGWLPVLAFFIPIATHEVIRRLREAGYDLPAVPLLLGGQAMIWLSWPYGPAGVLGAYGGTIVVCMVWRLVGHGLRQQPVNYLRDIAATVLLATWVPLFASFTALLIFQDRGGARVFTVIATVVFADIGGYVAGVLFGKHLMAPAISPKKSWEGLGGSLLFGVGAAVLSVTFLMDKPAWVGVPLGLMLVVTGVLGDLVESQVKRDLKIKDMGTLLPGHGGIMDRIDAMLPSAVAGWVVLTLLA comes from the coding sequence GTGGCCCGACAGCAAGCGACTCCCGTGGCAGACACCGAAGCCGGCCCAAGCGAGCCGCCCAAGAAGAAGTCGCGGGCGGGTCGCGATCTGCCCGCGGCCATCGGCGTCGGCGTGCTGCTGGGCGGTGTGGCGATCGGCACGCTGTTGTTCTGGCCGATCGGCTGGCTGCCGGTGCTGGCCTTCTTCATCCCGATCGCCACCCACGAGGTGATTCGCCGGCTGCGTGAGGCCGGCTACGACCTGCCGGCCGTCCCGCTGCTGCTCGGCGGCCAGGCGATGATCTGGTTGAGCTGGCCCTACGGCCCGGCCGGGGTGCTCGGCGCGTACGGCGGCACGATCGTCGTCTGCATGGTGTGGCGGCTCGTCGGGCACGGGCTGCGCCAGCAGCCGGTCAACTACCTGCGCGACATCGCCGCCACGGTGCTGCTGGCGACGTGGGTGCCGTTGTTCGCCAGCTTCACCGCGCTGCTGATCTTCCAGGACCGCGGCGGGGCCCGGGTGTTCACGGTGATCGCCACGGTGGTGTTCGCCGACATCGGCGGATATGTGGCCGGGGTGCTGTTCGGCAAGCATCTGATGGCGCCGGCGATCAGCCCGAAGAAGTCCTGGGAGGGGCTGGGCGGATCGCTGCTGTTCGGCGTCGGGGCCGCGGTGCTTTCGGTGACGTTCCTGATGGACAAGCCCGCATGGGTCGGGGTGCCCCTGGGACTGATGCTCGTCGTCACCGGCGTCCTCGGGGATCTGGTCGAGTCGCAGGTCAAACGCGACCTCAAGATCAAGGACATGGGCACCCTGCTGCCCGGTCACGGCGGCATCATGGACCGCATCGACGCGATGCTTCCGTCGGCTGTGGCCGGTTGGGTCGTTCTGACGTTGCTGGCGTAG
- the frr gene encoding ribosome recycling factor — translation MIEETLFDAEEKMEKAVAVARDDLASIRTGRANPGMFARVTVDYYGSPTPITQLSSINVPEARMVVIKPYETNQLRNIEDAIRNSDLGVNPTNDGNIIRVAIPQLTEERRRDLVKQAKAKGEDARVSVRAIRRKAMEELHRIKKDGEAGEDEVSRAEKDLDKTTHQYTAQIDDLVKHKEGELLEV, via the coding sequence GTGATCGAGGAAACCCTCTTCGACGCCGAAGAGAAGATGGAAAAGGCCGTGGCGGTGGCGCGCGACGACCTGGCGTCCATCCGCACCGGCCGCGCCAACCCCGGCATGTTCGCGCGCGTCACCGTCGACTACTACGGCTCGCCAACCCCCATCACGCAGCTGTCGAGCATCAACGTGCCTGAAGCGCGGATGGTGGTGATCAAGCCGTACGAGACGAACCAACTACGCAACATCGAGGACGCGATCCGCAACTCCGATCTCGGGGTGAACCCCACCAACGACGGCAACATCATTCGGGTGGCCATCCCGCAGCTCACCGAAGAACGCCGCCGTGACCTGGTCAAACAGGCCAAGGCCAAGGGTGAGGACGCGCGCGTGTCGGTGCGTGCCATCCGCCGTAAGGCGATGGAGGAACTGCACCGCATCAAAAAGGACGGCGAGGCCGGCGAGGACGAGGTCTCCCGCGCGGAGAAGGACCTCGACAAGACCACCCACCAGTACACGGCGCAGATCGACGACCTCGTCAAGCACAAAGAAGGCGAGTTGCTGGAGGTCTAG
- the pyrH gene encoding UMP kinase, which translates to MADPVDSAAAGQAASEPNGPNGAGPSSSAASIRPMYTRVLLKLGGEMFGGGQVGLDPDVVHLVARQIAEVVRSGVQVAVVIGGGNFFRGAQLQQRGMERTRSDYMGMLGTVMNSLALQDFLEKEGIATRVQTAITMGQVAEPYIPLRARRHLEKGRVVIFGAGMGLPYFSTDTTAAQRALEIGAEVVLMAKAVDGVFTADPRVHPDAELLTAISHREVIDRGLKVADATAFSLCMDNGMPILVFNLLVDGNIARAVAGEKIGTLVTT; encoded by the coding sequence ATGGCGGACCCCGTCGACAGCGCCGCCGCCGGTCAGGCGGCTTCGGAGCCGAACGGCCCGAACGGCGCCGGCCCATCGTCCTCCGCCGCGTCCATCCGCCCGATGTACACCCGCGTGCTGCTCAAGCTCGGCGGCGAGATGTTCGGCGGTGGCCAAGTGGGCCTGGACCCCGACGTCGTGCACCTGGTCGCCCGGCAGATCGCCGAAGTGGTCCGCAGCGGCGTGCAGGTGGCAGTCGTCATCGGCGGCGGTAACTTCTTCCGCGGCGCGCAGTTGCAGCAGCGCGGTATGGAGCGCACCCGCAGCGATTACATGGGCATGCTCGGCACGGTGATGAACAGCCTTGCGCTGCAAGACTTCCTGGAAAAGGAAGGCATCGCCACCCGGGTGCAGACCGCGATAACGATGGGTCAGGTCGCCGAACCGTACATTCCGCTGCGAGCGCGCAGGCACCTGGAAAAGGGCCGGGTGGTGATCTTCGGCGCAGGCATGGGCCTGCCGTATTTCTCCACCGACACCACCGCGGCGCAGCGGGCGCTGGAGATCGGCGCCGAGGTGGTGTTGATGGCCAAGGCGGTCGACGGGGTCTTCACCGCCGATCCCCGCGTGCACCCCGACGCCGAGCTGCTGACCGCGATCAGCCACCGCGAGGTCATCGACCGCGGCCTGAAAGTCGCCGACGCCACCGCGTTTAGCCTGTGCATGGACAACGGTATGCCGATCCTGGTGTTCAACCTTCTGGTCGACGGCAATATCGCGCGGGCCGTCGCAGGTGAGAAGATCGGAACACTGGTCACCACCTGA
- a CDS encoding class I SAM-dependent methyltransferase, with translation MTEPTGEMFESAYKGEADAMGIGARPPWSIGEPQPELAVLIDQGKFTGDVLDAGCGEGAISLYLAERGFTTVGLDQSPTAIELARAQAAQRGLTNATFEVADITDFGGYDGRFGTIVDSTLFHSMPVELREGYQQSIVRAAAPGASYFVLVFDKAGMPDGPANPVTEDELRDVVSKYWTIDEIRPARVHGTLPEGFEEFFPVTDVRDEPKGRKSVPAWLLSAHLG, from the coding sequence ATGACAGAACCCACGGGCGAGATGTTTGAAAGCGCGTACAAGGGCGAGGCCGATGCCATGGGAATCGGCGCCCGGCCGCCGTGGAGCATCGGCGAACCCCAACCCGAACTGGCCGTATTGATCGACCAAGGCAAGTTCACCGGCGATGTGCTCGACGCCGGCTGCGGGGAGGGCGCCATCTCCCTGTACCTGGCCGAACGCGGGTTCACCACCGTGGGGTTGGACCAATCACCCACCGCGATCGAACTGGCCAGGGCCCAAGCCGCTCAGCGCGGCCTGACCAACGCCACCTTCGAGGTCGCCGACATCACCGACTTCGGCGGCTACGACGGCCGGTTCGGCACGATCGTCGACTCGACGCTGTTCCACTCGATGCCGGTCGAACTGCGGGAGGGATATCAGCAGTCCATCGTGCGGGCCGCCGCACCCGGCGCGTCATACTTCGTGCTGGTTTTCGACAAGGCCGGAATGCCCGACGGCCCGGCCAACCCCGTCACCGAGGACGAGCTGCGCGACGTCGTGTCGAAGTACTGGACGATCGACGAGATCAGGCCGGCGCGCGTCCACGGGACGCTCCCCGAGGGTTTCGAGGAGTTTTTCCCCGTGACCGACGTGCGCGATGAGCCGAAGGGCCGCAAATCGGTGCCGGCCTGGTTACTCTCGGCGCACCTGGGTTGA
- a CDS encoding MarR family winged helix-turn-helix transcriptional regulator, which yields MTSLGDAGSAGEMLEDQPLGYLLSRVADALRAEVTATVLDPLGLAFPQYICMRILSKYPGQSNADLARYVNVSPQAMNMVLRALEGRGLVSRPAAVSSGRSLPAELTAAGREVLKRTDPGVREAERKLMANLTAAQRREFKRILVVLGTD from the coding sequence ATGACATCGCTTGGCGATGCCGGCTCGGCCGGCGAGATGCTCGAAGACCAGCCGCTGGGCTATTTGCTGTCGCGGGTGGCCGACGCGCTGCGCGCGGAGGTGACCGCAACCGTCCTTGATCCGCTGGGGCTGGCCTTCCCGCAGTACATCTGCATGCGGATCCTGTCGAAGTACCCGGGCCAATCCAACGCCGACCTCGCCCGTTACGTCAACGTCTCCCCGCAGGCGATGAACATGGTGCTGCGGGCGTTGGAGGGTCGCGGCCTGGTCTCCCGGCCGGCCGCCGTCTCCTCGGGCCGCTCGTTGCCCGCCGAGCTCACCGCCGCGGGGCGCGAGGTGCTCAAGCGCACCGACCCCGGGGTGCGCGAGGCGGAGCGAAAGTTGATGGCGAACCTGACCGCCGCGCAACGACGCGAGTTCAAGCGGATCCTCGTGGTGCTCGGCACCGATTGA
- a CDS encoding glycerate kinase produces the protein MKIVLAPDSFKESLTASQAVAAMRAGVQAVLPEAECVEMPMADGGEGTVEAVVNALHGQRVEALVHDALGRPVTATYGYVPLRQLAVIEVAAAAGLELIPPGQRDVLRASSFGVGQLIRSGLDRGAEDFLIGLGGSATNDGGAGMLVALGAVMADAAGGPLEPGGAALQRLDRIDIAGLDRRLRDVRIRVASDVTAPLLGPTGASAVFGPQKGAGPADVTRLDAALSRLAAVTATTLGRAQPQRQGAGAAGGLGFALAEFLDADIRPGVEEVARTVGLERALRGADWVFTGEGSVDAQTVMGKTPFGVAQLAATAGARVVIFAGRVAPDASVLLDYGVDRLVAITAEATPIEQALRDGATCLTRATAEVCREIAG, from the coding sequence ATGAAGATCGTTCTGGCGCCTGACTCGTTCAAGGAGTCTCTGACCGCGTCGCAGGCGGTCGCGGCGATGCGCGCCGGCGTGCAGGCGGTGCTCCCGGAGGCCGAGTGCGTGGAAATGCCCATGGCCGACGGCGGCGAGGGCACCGTCGAGGCCGTCGTCAACGCGCTCCACGGCCAGCGCGTCGAGGCGCTTGTCCATGACGCGTTGGGCAGGCCCGTCACCGCCACCTACGGTTACGTACCGCTGCGCCAACTGGCGGTGATCGAGGTCGCCGCCGCCGCCGGCCTGGAGCTGATACCGCCGGGGCAACGAGATGTGCTGCGCGCCAGCAGCTTCGGTGTCGGCCAGCTTATCCGGTCCGGACTCGACCGCGGTGCCGAGGACTTCCTGATCGGGCTGGGCGGGTCGGCCACCAACGACGGCGGCGCGGGCATGCTCGTCGCGCTGGGCGCGGTGATGGCCGACGCCGCGGGCGGCCCGCTCGAACCGGGCGGCGCCGCACTGCAGCGGCTCGACCGCATCGACATCGCCGGCCTGGATCGCCGACTACGCGACGTGCGGATCCGCGTGGCGTCCGATGTCACCGCTCCCCTGCTCGGCCCGACGGGCGCCAGCGCGGTGTTCGGTCCCCAGAAAGGTGCCGGCCCTGCCGATGTGACGCGGTTGGACGCGGCGCTGTCGCGACTGGCGGCCGTCACAGCGACGACGCTGGGCCGTGCGCAGCCGCAGCGGCAGGGGGCCGGTGCGGCAGGCGGTCTCGGGTTCGCGCTCGCCGAGTTCCTCGACGCCGACATCAGACCCGGTGTCGAGGAGGTCGCCCGCACCGTCGGCCTCGAACGGGCGCTGCGCGGCGCCGACTGGGTGTTCACCGGCGAAGGCAGCGTCGACGCCCAAACCGTCATGGGCAAAACACCGTTCGGCGTCGCGCAGCTGGCCGCGACGGCCGGTGCCCGGGTGGTGATCTTCGCGGGCCGCGTCGCCCCGGACGCGTCGGTGTTGCTGGACTACGGGGTGGACCGGCTGGTGGCGATCACCGCCGAGGCAACGCCGATCGAGCAGGCGCTGCGCGACGGGGCCACCTGCCTGACCCGCGCGACCGCAGAGGTCTGCCGCGAGATCGCCGGTTAG
- a CDS encoding amidase — MERIHAFGDDALGDLDAVALVDALQAGTVSAAELVEAAVARTEALNPALNGLAYEAFDRARNRANAPRPYGGYFNGVPSYLKDNVAVADMPTMSGTDAWDPRPEPADGDFAKGFLATGLVPLGKTQLSEFGFSASAEHPRLGPVRNPWNTEHTAGASSSGSAAFVAAGAVPIAHANDGGGSIRIPASCNGLVGLKPSRGRLPLDKDVRRMPLRIVANGVVSRSVRDTAAFYREMERAYANPKLPGIGDVTHPAKQRLRIAVCTESIARDASPEVRELTLKTAALLEELGHQVTTIDNPVPSRFMDDFLLYWSFLAFALVRSGRHGFGPSFDRAKLDNLTLGLEQHAARNLHRLPLAIARLSRIRRITSRLTGTYDVLLTPTLADVTPRIGHLDPTADYQQVIDRLVEWVAYTPLQNATGEPAISLPLAESASGLPVGMMFAAPLGQEARLLGLAYELEEAKPWRRIQD; from the coding sequence ATGGAACGCATTCACGCCTTCGGTGACGACGCCCTCGGTGACCTCGACGCCGTCGCTCTGGTCGACGCACTGCAGGCGGGCACGGTGTCGGCGGCCGAACTCGTCGAGGCCGCCGTCGCCCGCACCGAGGCCCTCAACCCGGCGCTGAACGGCTTGGCCTACGAGGCGTTCGACCGGGCCCGCAACCGTGCGAACGCGCCGCGTCCCTACGGCGGCTACTTCAACGGGGTGCCGTCCTACCTCAAGGACAACGTCGCCGTCGCGGACATGCCCACGATGAGCGGCACCGACGCATGGGATCCGCGACCCGAACCGGCCGACGGCGATTTCGCGAAAGGGTTCCTGGCCACCGGCCTTGTGCCGCTCGGCAAGACACAGCTCTCGGAGTTCGGGTTCAGCGCGTCGGCCGAGCATCCCCGGCTGGGGCCGGTGCGCAATCCGTGGAACACCGAACACACCGCCGGCGCGTCGTCGTCGGGATCGGCGGCGTTCGTCGCCGCCGGGGCGGTGCCGATCGCCCACGCCAACGACGGCGGCGGGTCCATCCGAATTCCGGCCTCGTGCAACGGATTGGTCGGCCTGAAGCCCTCTCGTGGCCGGTTGCCGCTGGACAAGGACGTGCGCCGGATGCCGCTGCGCATCGTGGCCAACGGCGTGGTCAGCCGATCGGTCCGCGACACCGCGGCGTTCTACCGGGAGATGGAACGGGCATACGCCAACCCGAAGCTGCCCGGTATCGGCGATGTCACCCACCCCGCCAAGCAGCGGCTCCGGATCGCGGTGTGCACCGAGTCGATCGCGCGGGACGCCAGCCCGGAAGTTCGCGAGCTCACCTTGAAGACCGCGGCGCTGCTCGAGGAACTGGGGCACCAAGTCACCACGATCGACAACCCCGTCCCGTCGCGGTTCATGGACGACTTCCTGTTGTATTGGTCGTTTTTGGCGTTCGCGCTGGTGCGCAGCGGCCGTCACGGGTTCGGTCCGAGCTTCGACCGGGCCAAGTTGGACAACCTGACCCTCGGCCTCGAGCAGCACGCGGCGCGCAACCTGCACCGGTTGCCGCTGGCGATCGCGCGGTTGTCGCGCATCCGGCGCATCACGTCCCGGCTGACCGGCACCTATGACGTGCTGTTGACCCCGACATTGGCCGATGTGACGCCGCGGATCGGCCATCTCGATCCCACCGCGGACTACCAGCAGGTGATCGATCGCCTGGTGGAGTGGGTGGCCTACACCCCGTTGCAGAACGCCACCGGGGAACCGGCCATCTCGTTGCCGCTCGCCGAATCGGCGTCTGGGCTGCCGGTCGGCATGATGTTCGCCGCGCCGCTGGGGCAGGAGGCGCGGCTGCTTGGGCTGGCCTATGAACTCGAAGAGGCAAAGCCCTGGCGACGCATCCAGGACTGA